The Streptococcus pantholopis genome has a segment encoding these proteins:
- a CDS encoding cysteine desulfurase family protein has translation MVYLDNTATTPMTPAVIEAMTAVMTDNFGNPSSIHVYGRKASQALRTSRQTIAHALKTEVRRIIFTSGGTEANNTALKGYALANQDKGKHIITTAIEHPSVLEPLHYLQEKFGFEVTYLRPEKGSITLSSLQKALRDDTILVSFMHANNETGDLLPIEEAAALLKTHQAAFHVDAVQTMGKLPIYPEEIGIDLLSATAHKFHGPKGVGFLYAAPLHFDSLLHGGEQEENRRASTENLVSIVGMAQALADSQLQLKENLTYIRGLRDTFLEALAPDSYYLNGSSQHLPHVINLGFPGQNNGILLTQLDLAGFAVSTGSACTAGTVDPSHVLASLYGHDSVRLQESIRISLSKLNTQSELLQLAKKLKEITGK, from the coding sequence ATGGTATATCTTGATAATACAGCTACTACTCCAATGACTCCAGCAGTCATCGAAGCTATGACCGCTGTGATGACTGACAACTTCGGCAATCCGTCAAGTATTCACGTTTACGGCCGTAAAGCCAGTCAGGCATTAAGAACGTCCAGACAAACGATTGCTCATGCATTAAAAACAGAAGTCAGAAGAATTATTTTTACTTCCGGCGGAACCGAAGCTAATAATACTGCCCTTAAAGGCTATGCTCTAGCTAACCAAGATAAGGGCAAGCACATCATTACTACAGCAATCGAACACCCCTCTGTTCTGGAGCCGCTTCATTATCTGCAAGAGAAATTTGGATTTGAAGTCACCTATCTCCGGCCTGAAAAGGGATCTATTACTCTTTCAAGTCTGCAAAAGGCTCTGAGAGATGACACCATTCTTGTCAGCTTCATGCATGCTAATAATGAAACAGGTGACCTGCTGCCAATTGAGGAAGCAGCTGCTCTCTTAAAAACACATCAGGCGGCTTTTCATGTTGATGCCGTCCAAACAATGGGAAAACTCCCAATTTATCCTGAAGAAATTGGAATTGATCTCTTATCAGCGACAGCTCATAAATTTCATGGGCCCAAGGGCGTCGGTTTTCTTTATGCCGCCCCCCTTCACTTTGACAGTTTGCTCCATGGCGGTGAACAGGAAGAAAACAGGCGTGCAAGCACAGAGAACCTCGTTTCAATCGTGGGAATGGCTCAGGCACTGGCAGACAGTCAGTTGCAGTTAAAAGAAAATCTCACCTATATACGGGGACTGAGAGACACTTTTTTAGAGGCTCTCGCTCCTGATTCCTACTACCTCAACGGTTCATCACAACACCTGCCCCATGTCATCAATCTTGGCTTTCCGGGGCAAAACAACGGGATTTTACTGACACAGCTTGATTTGGCTGGTTTTGCCGTATCTACTGGTTCTGCCTGCACAGCAGGCACTGTAGACCCCAGCCATGTATTGGCCAGCCTCTACGGTCATGATTCCGTCAGACTGCAGGAATCGATCCGAATCAGCCTGTCTAAGCTAAATACACAGTCAGAATTACTGCAGTTAGCAAAAAAATTAAAAGAAATAACAGGAAAATAA
- a CDS encoding CYTH domain-containing protein: MTHLEIEYKTLLNKDEFNRLAAHFSHIPPVTQTNYYFDSPDFQLKAHRMSMRIRTFSDRAELTLKIPSTVGNLEHNLDFSLPQAKEIIKSGQIPACFIRDLIEDKGIRPDDLAVFGHLTTIRRENQTAMGLLALDYNFYTGRKDYELELEVTDADSGKKRFADFLDQNAITFKYAKSKIARLTSSLRAEKKLP, translated from the coding sequence ATGACACATTTGGAAATCGAGTACAAAACTTTACTTAATAAAGATGAATTTAATCGGCTGGCAGCACATTTTTCTCATATTCCGCCAGTAACACAGACTAACTATTATTTTGATTCTCCTGATTTTCAGCTCAAAGCACATCGCATGTCAATGAGAATCCGGACCTTTTCAGACCGTGCTGAACTGACGCTCAAAATCCCCAGCACTGTGGGCAATTTAGAGCATAACCTCGATTTCAGTCTCCCTCAGGCCAAAGAAATCATAAAGTCCGGTCAGATTCCTGCCTGCTTTATCCGAGATTTAATTGAAGATAAGGGGATTAGACCGGACGATTTGGCTGTGTTTGGCCACCTTACCACAATCAGGCGGGAAAATCAAACAGCCATGGGATTGCTGGCCCTGGATTATAATTTTTACACTGGCCGCAAAGACTATGAACTGGAGCTGGAAGTCACGGATGCCGACAGCGGCAAAAAACGATTTGCCGATTTTTTGGATCAGAATGCCATCACTTTTAAATATGCAAAAAGCAAAATTGCCAGACTGACCAGCAGTTTAAGGGCTGAAAAAAAGTTACCTTAA
- a CDS encoding DUF1831 domain-containing protein → MAFTKKVTLDGCLYSYSINPDVKPYTLRDTTFTQNTVGHYELKRLLEKVPNSGDGFPLKITVHKDLNAFKLTITDKSGLRSVNIFKSEDNKLLQDKFYFLMDSLVERHIFSKNPV, encoded by the coding sequence ATGGCATTTACAAAAAAAGTTACCCTTGATGGCTGTCTCTACAGCTACAGTATTAACCCTGATGTTAAGCCTTATACTCTGCGTGATACCACCTTCACGCAGAATACAGTCGGCCACTATGAATTAAAGCGTTTACTGGAGAAAGTTCCTAATTCCGGTGACGGTTTCCCTTTAAAAATAACTGTCCATAAAGACTTAAATGCATTTAAGCTGACTATCACCGATAAATCTGGCTTACGATCAGTCAATATTTTCAAATCAGAAGACAATAAATTGCTGCAGGATAAATTCTATTTTCTAATGGACAGCCTGGTTGAACGTCACATTTTTAGCAAAAATCCGGTTTGA
- a CDS encoding RluA family pseudouridine synthase, translated as MRFEFIADRDCQVKAFLKGQGISKSLLAKVKFKGGRIRVNGHEQNAVYLLKTGDRVMVDIPDEKPSDSLIPVKHDLTIVYEDDHFLIINKPYAYPSIPSVLHSNTIANFVKYYYMAQDYPNKQVHIVTRLDKDTSGLMLLAKHGYAHARMDKELQNKAVEKRYYALVSGSGNLPSEGDIIAPIARRDDSMITRHVHQSGKYAHTSYKVLKKYGDVYLIDIRLHTGRTHQIRVHLAHIGFPLLGDDLYGGRMDCGIGRQALHCYYLSFRDPFTGRLNSQQADLTDDFDSVIIDLQENK; from the coding sequence ATGAGATTCGAATTCATCGCAGACAGAGACTGTCAGGTGAAAGCTTTTTTAAAAGGACAGGGGATTTCGAAAAGCCTGCTGGCCAAGGTGAAATTTAAAGGAGGCCGGATTCGGGTAAACGGTCATGAACAAAATGCGGTTTATTTACTGAAAACTGGCGATAGGGTAATGGTTGATATTCCTGATGAAAAACCGTCTGACAGTCTAATACCTGTCAAACATGACCTGACTATCGTTTATGAGGATGATCATTTTTTAATTATCAATAAGCCCTATGCTTATCCCAGTATTCCCAGCGTTCTGCACTCCAATACAATAGCAAATTTTGTTAAATATTATTATATGGCACAGGACTATCCTAACAAACAGGTTCATATTGTAACGCGCCTTGATAAGGATACAAGCGGTTTAATGCTGCTGGCTAAACATGGCTATGCTCATGCCAGAATGGATAAAGAACTGCAAAATAAAGCAGTTGAAAAGCGTTATTATGCCTTGGTTTCTGGTTCAGGCAATCTGCCGTCAGAAGGTGATATCATAGCTCCTATTGCCAGAAGAGACGATAGTATGATTACCCGGCATGTCCATCAATCGGGCAAGTATGCCCACACAAGCTATAAAGTGTTAAAAAAATATGGGGATGTCTATCTTATCGATATTCGTCTGCACACAGGGCGGACCCACCAGATTCGAGTGCATCTTGCCCATATCGGATTTCCGCTTTTGGGAGATGATTTATATGGCGGGCGGATGGACTGCGGAATAGGCCGTCAGGCGCTTCACTGCTATTATCTGTCTTTTAGGGATCCTTTCACCGGCAGGCTGAACTCTCAGCAGGCAGACTTGACAGATGATTTTGATAGCGTTATCATAGATTTACAAGAAAATAAATAG
- a CDS encoding SDR family oxidoreductase, translating into MVKTALVTGASAGFGKAIAEKLTADGYKVIGAARRWDRLQVLRDELGKDCFFPLQMDVSKTQEIDQALASLPQDWQAVDLLVNNAGLALGLDKAYEADFKDWQTMIQTNIIGLTYLTHQILPQMVERNAGLIINLGSTAGTVPYPGGNIYGASKAFVKQFSLNLRADLFGTQVRVTNIEPGLCEGTEFSNVRFKGDNQRVEQLYQGAHAIRPQDIAETVAWISRQPEHLNINRIEIMPVSQSFGPQPVHRD; encoded by the coding sequence ATGGTAAAAACAGCTTTAGTGACAGGAGCATCTGCTGGTTTTGGCAAGGCTATTGCTGAAAAACTGACAGCAGATGGCTATAAGGTTATCGGCGCAGCCAGAAGATGGGACAGGCTGCAGGTTTTGAGAGATGAGCTGGGGAAAGACTGCTTTTTTCCTTTGCAGATGGACGTCAGCAAAACGCAAGAGATTGACCAGGCTCTGGCCAGCTTGCCTCAGGACTGGCAAGCTGTCGATTTACTCGTTAATAATGCCGGTCTGGCTCTAGGCTTAGACAAGGCCTATGAAGCAGATTTTAAGGACTGGCAGACTATGATTCAAACGAATATCATTGGTTTGACCTATTTGACTCATCAGATCCTTCCGCAGATGGTAGAAAGAAATGCTGGTTTAATTATCAATTTAGGTTCAACAGCCGGGACTGTCCCCTACCCGGGCGGAAATATTTATGGGGCGAGCAAGGCCTTTGTCAAACAATTTTCCTTAAATCTTAGAGCTGACCTTTTTGGAACACAGGTTCGCGTAACAAATATTGAGCCAGGCCTATGTGAAGGAACTGAATTTTCCAATGTCCGTTTCAAAGGCGACAACCAGCGTGTTGAACAGCTTTATCAAGGCGCACACGCTATTCGTCCGCAAGATATTGCTGAGACCGTAGCTTGGATTAGCCGGCAGCCAGAGCATCTCAATATTAATCGCATCGAGATAATGCCTGTATCTCAGTCTTTTGGCCCTCAGCCGGTTCATCGGGACTGA
- a CDS encoding ribose-phosphate diphosphokinase → MAERYADRQLKLFSLTSNPKIAEKIAEAAGVPLGRLTSRQFSDGEIMINIEETVRGDDIYIIQSTSYPVNDHLWELLIMVDACKRASANSVNVVIPYFGYSRQDRIAASREPITAKLVANMLVKAGADRVLTLDLHTVQVQGFFDTPVDNLFTIPLFADYYYNLGLVGDEVVVVSPKNSGIKRARSLAEYLDAPIAIIDYAQDDAAREEGYIIGEVAGKKAILIDDILNTGKTLAEAAKILERGGATAIYAAASHGLFAGGAADILAAAPIKEILVTDSVSTKEPVPENVNYLSASRLIADAIIRIHERKPVSPLFAYTPKD, encoded by the coding sequence ATGGCAGAACGCTACGCTGATAGACAGCTCAAACTCTTTTCGCTGACTTCCAATCCTAAAATTGCTGAAAAAATTGCCGAAGCCGCAGGGGTTCCCTTGGGAAGACTGACATCGCGCCAGTTTTCGGACGGTGAAATCATGATCAACATCGAGGAGACTGTCCGCGGTGATGACATTTACATTATTCAGTCCACCAGCTATCCTGTCAATGATCATTTATGGGAATTATTGATTATGGTTGATGCCTGCAAGCGGGCCAGTGCTAATTCTGTGAATGTTGTTATCCCTTATTTCGGCTATTCGCGCCAAGACCGAATCGCTGCTTCACGGGAGCCGATAACAGCAAAATTGGTAGCCAATATGCTTGTCAAAGCTGGAGCAGACCGCGTACTGACTCTGGATTTGCATACTGTTCAAGTGCAAGGATTCTTTGACACTCCCGTTGATAACCTTTTTACTATTCCGCTGTTTGCAGACTACTACTACAATCTGGGACTGGTCGGTGACGAAGTTGTCGTTGTCAGTCCCAAGAATTCAGGAATCAAGCGTGCCCGCAGTTTGGCAGAATACCTGGATGCACCGATTGCTATTATTGATTATGCCCAAGATGATGCAGCCAGAGAAGAAGGCTATATTATCGGTGAGGTGGCAGGCAAAAAGGCTATCCTTATCGATGATATCCTAAATACAGGAAAGACTTTGGCAGAGGCCGCAAAAATTTTAGAACGCGGCGGAGCAACGGCTATTTACGCTGCAGCCAGCCATGGCCTGTTTGCCGGCGGTGCAGCCGATATTCTTGCGGCAGCTCCGATAAAAGAAATCCTTGTCACCGACTCCGTTTCCACCAAAGAGCCTGTTCCTGAGAATGTCAACTATCTCTCAGCAAGCCGACTTATTGCAGATGCTATTATCCGCATTCATGAACGCAAGCCGGTCAGTCCGCTCTTTGCTTATACACCTAAGGATTGA
- a CDS encoding GTP pyrophosphokinase: protein MLGERSCFVVLEWEEFLDPYIQTVGELKIKLRGIRKQFRKQNRHSPIEFVTGRVKSVESIQEKMLLRSIKEENIAQDIQDIAGLRIMVQFVDDVDDVLDLLRQRHDMKIVQERDYIRNMKPSGYRSYHVVIEYPVDTIQGQKTVLAEIQIRTLAMNFWATIEHSLNYKYKGEFPQEIKQRLETTAKIAYELDEEVRKIREDIREAQLLFDPESRKLNDGVGNSDDTDEYYR, encoded by the coding sequence ATGCTTGGAGAAAGGAGCTGTTTTGTTGTGCTTGAATGGGAAGAATTTTTAGATCCCTATATTCAAACAGTTGGGGAATTAAAAATCAAACTGCGAGGAATTCGCAAACAGTTTAGAAAACAGAACCGCCATTCACCGATTGAATTTGTGACCGGACGGGTCAAATCGGTTGAAAGCATTCAGGAAAAAATGCTTCTTCGCAGCATCAAAGAAGAAAACATTGCACAGGACATTCAGGACATCGCCGGTCTGCGCATTATGGTGCAGTTTGTTGACGATGTTGATGATGTTCTTGATTTGCTGAGGCAAAGGCATGACATGAAAATTGTTCAGGAACGTGACTATATTCGCAATATGAAACCCAGTGGCTACCGTTCTTATCATGTTGTGATTGAGTACCCTGTTGATACAATACAGGGGCAGAAAACGGTTCTGGCTGAAATTCAGATTCGTACTCTGGCTATGAATTTTTGGGCTACTATTGAGCATTCTTTGAACTATAAATACAAAGGTGAATTTCCTCAGGAGATTAAGCAGCGTTTAGAGACAACCGCCAAGATAGCTTATGAGCTTGATGAAGAAGTAAGGAAAATACGGGAGGATATCAGAGAAGCCCAGCTTCTTTTTGACCCGGAAAGCAGAAAACTAAACGATGGTGTAGGAAACAGCGATGACACAGATGAATATTACAGGTAA
- a CDS encoding NAD kinase: MTQMNITGKKEMMRVAIIANSKYQSRRIAAKLFAILKDDPDFYLSKKNPHVVISIGGDGMLLSAFHKYERELSHVRFVGVHTGHLGFYTDYRDFEIDELIENLRKDTGEKVSYPILKVKITLDNGREIKSLALNEATVKRIEKTMVADVIINHVKFERFRGDGISVSTPTGSTAYNKSLGGAVLHPTIEALQLTEISSLNNRVFRTLGSSVIVPKKDKIEVIPKRLGSYTISVDNSTLHCKNVAKIEYCINSEKISFVATPSHTSFWERVKDAFIGDLDS, encoded by the coding sequence ATGACACAGATGAATATTACAGGTAAAAAAGAAATGATGCGTGTTGCTATCATCGCAAATAGCAAGTACCAGAGCCGGCGGATTGCTGCTAAACTTTTTGCTATTTTGAAAGATGATCCAGATTTTTACTTATCTAAAAAAAATCCTCATGTTGTCATTTCTATCGGCGGGGACGGCATGCTTCTATCCGCTTTTCATAAATATGAAAGAGAGCTCAGCCATGTTCGTTTTGTCGGTGTGCATACGGGGCATCTGGGTTTTTATACAGATTATCGAGATTTCGAAATTGATGAACTTATTGAAAACCTGCGCAAAGATACTGGGGAAAAAGTCTCTTATCCGATTTTAAAAGTTAAAATCACGCTGGACAATGGCCGGGAAATTAAAAGTCTGGCTTTAAATGAGGCGACAGTTAAGCGAATCGAAAAGACCATGGTTGCCGATGTCATCATCAATCATGTCAAATTTGAACGCTTTAGGGGAGACGGCATTTCAGTTTCCACACCGACTGGCAGCACTGCCTATAATAAATCGCTGGGAGGAGCTGTTTTGCACCCGACGATTGAGGCTCTGCAGCTGACAGAAATTTCCAGCCTCAACAATAGGGTGTTTAGAACTTTAGGGTCATCAGTTATTGTTCCCAAAAAAGATAAAATCGAAGTTATCCCTAAGCGCCTGGGCAGCTATACCATATCTGTTGACAATAGTACACTGCATTGTAAAAATGTAGCTAAAATTGAATACTGCATTAATTCTGAAAAAATCAGTTTTGTAGCGACGCCGAGCCATACCAGTTTCTGGGAACGGGTCAAAGATGCCTTTATAGGAGATTTGGATTCATGA
- the pta gene encoding phosphate acetyltransferase, which translates to MSIRSLFGSLREKVVGKNIKIVFPEGDDERVVRAAARLKFEGLVEPIILGDADKVHNLLAQLGFADPHYTIINPEDYEGFEEMKQEFLAIRKGKVGAEEADKLLRDVNYFGVMLVKMGLADGMVSGAIHSTADTVRPALQIIKTKPGVSRTSGVFLMNRDNTDQRLIFADCAINIDPNAQELAEIAVNTADTAKIFDIDPKIAMLSFSSKGSARGPQVEKVQEAVRLSKDLQPDICIDGDLQFDAAFVPATAEIKAPGSPVAGHANVFIFPDLQSGNIGYKIAQRLGMFEAIGPILQGLNKPVNDLSRGSSAEDIYKLAIITAAQTLED; encoded by the coding sequence ATGAGTATCCGATCATTATTTGGCAGTTTACGTGAGAAAGTTGTTGGCAAAAATATCAAAATTGTTTTCCCTGAAGGCGATGATGAGCGTGTTGTCCGTGCGGCAGCCCGCTTAAAATTTGAAGGTCTGGTTGAACCGATTATTTTAGGGGATGCCGACAAGGTTCACAATCTGCTGGCGCAGCTTGGCTTTGCTGATCCGCATTATACTATCATCAATCCCGAAGATTATGAAGGTTTTGAAGAAATGAAGCAGGAATTTTTAGCGATTCGTAAGGGAAAAGTAGGGGCTGAAGAAGCTGATAAGCTGCTGAGAGATGTTAATTACTTTGGCGTTATGCTGGTTAAGATGGGGCTGGCAGACGGCATGGTTTCAGGGGCGATTCATTCTACAGCAGACACAGTGCGTCCGGCTTTGCAGATTATAAAAACAAAACCCGGTGTTTCCCGGACGTCAGGCGTTTTCCTGATGAACCGTGACAATACGGATCAGCGTCTAATTTTTGCAGACTGTGCTATTAATATTGATCCTAATGCTCAGGAATTAGCAGAGATTGCTGTTAATACAGCAGATACAGCTAAGATTTTCGATATCGATCCAAAGATTGCGATGCTCAGTTTTTCAAGCAAGGGCAGCGCTAGAGGACCGCAAGTAGAGAAAGTTCAGGAAGCTGTACGCCTCTCAAAAGACCTTCAGCCTGATATTTGTATAGATGGCGATTTGCAGTTTGATGCAGCTTTTGTTCCTGCAACAGCTGAAATTAAAGCTCCCGGTAGTCCAGTTGCGGGACATGCTAATGTCTTTATTTTCCCTGATTTGCAGTCCGGCAATATTGGTTATAAAATTGCCCAGCGTTTAGGTATGTTTGAAGCCATCGGACCGATTCTTCAAGGATTGAATAAGCCGGTCAATGACCTTTCTCGCGGGTCAAGTGCTGAAGATATTTATAAGCTTGCAATTATTACAGCAGCTCAAACCTTGGAGGATTAA